Genomic segment of bacterium:
GACATCGGCGGACGCGCGACATTCGGTGGTATCGGCTGCGAAAGCATCGACGGGGCAGGTCGCGGCGGATCCCGTGCAGAGTTCAGCGACGTCACAGACATCGGCGGACGCGCGACATTCGGTGGTATCGGCTGCGAAAGCATCGACGGGGCAGGTCGCGGCGGATCCCGTGCAGAGTTCAGCGACGTCACAGACATCGGCGGACGCGCGACATTCGGTGGTATCCGGTTCGAATTCACAGGTGGGTGAGCAACAGTCGCCGGCGCTGGTGTTGCCGTCATCGCATTGCTCTGGCGGATCGAGTGTTCCGTCGCCGCAGATCGGGAAGAAAATCACGCCTGCTCCCGAATCGCGGTCGAGGCCGACAGCCTCGATGTCCAGTGCCTGGGCGCTGAGCGTTGCGAGAATTGCAGCAGGGTCTCCGCGCAGCGCCTCGTCCTGATCGATCAACAATCCTGCGATGGCTGCTGCGTGAGGTGCAGCGGCGGACGTTCCAAAGAACGGATTGAAGCCTGAGCTGGCCGTTGCTACCCCGTCGGCCGCCGCCAGGTCCGGTTTCTGAAGCAACTGCCCGCCGCCGTCCAGGAAGTTGCCCGGCGTGACGGGGGTTCCGTTCTCCTCGTAGAAGATCCGTCGCGGGCCGTCCGAACTGAAGCTCTCGATCGGGTTGCCCACGCCACCTGCAAAGCGCGCGCAGGTCGGGCATCCGGTCATCCCAACATCGACGGCCGCGACACCCACAGCTTTTTCCGCGGCGGAGTGTCCCGCCGTCTGGCCGTCAGTGGCGATACTCAGTTCACCGCGCAGGGTATTCAAATGAATGAAGCGGGTGGCTCCCGAATTTCGAACGACGACCAGAGTGTTTCCGAGGTCGTTGTAAGGACCCGAGTCGATGTATTCGTACGGGTCATCGTTCCCGTTCTGGATAGATGTCGACGCGTCAAAAACCGTAGTGCGGGTCGAATCCAGCAGGTAGAGATCATAGTCGTTGGCCGAAGCCCCCGCGGCGTCTGACCAGTGAAGAGTGATTCCGAACGGAGGATCGGATGTGATCGTGTTGTAGTTGGTACCGCCGCCGAAATCATGAGCCGTTCCCCCGACGGCCACGGGAGCTGCAGTTGGAGAAAAGTCGCCTTCCCAGACTCCCGCTGTGCCGTCATTCAGGTTTCCCGCGTTACCGGCCGCGGAGAAGTAGATGACTCCGGCGTCGACGACGTCGTTGATCGCCTGAGCAATGACTCCATCTTGAAAGACGGGTTCCGAAAAATAGAAGATGTCGTCGACGATGACGTCACATCCTGCGGAAGCGAGATCGAGAATATTCTGCGCAAAATTCGCCTGTCCGGAGATCCCGGTGGCAAACATGAGGTCGGCTCCTGGCGCCAGATCGTGGACGATCTCGAGCATCGCCGTTCCTTCGGAGCCCGAACCCCTGCGTCCGGCCAGGTAGGTCACACACGGTGGTCCTCCGGGGCACTTCGCCGGGATGTCGCCACTAGCGGCCAGCGAGATGCGTTCATCGACGCCGTCGGACAACACGCCAATCGAGACACCAGAACCATCGATCCCCAACTGACTACGGGCAAGATCAGCGCCGTGGGTAATATCTCCCTCGCTGCTATTGACCTTTCGCGTGATGGCTCGGTCCGCCGGTCGAATGAAATGGATGTCGGGCAAAGCCGCGATCGTTTCCAGTTTTTCGAGGGGAATTCGCGCTCGAATCGCTTTGTATTGCGGGAAGCTATTGATGATCTCGCCGCCCAGCCCGCGGATGGCGGCGAGCAACCCCTGGGAAACTGTGGCTCGGATGTCGACCAGTGTGGCTCCAGCGACGTCGACTTCGACCGACCTTCTCAGAGTGGAGAGTCCAGAGGCGATGTCCGCGCCCCGGCGCATCCGCTCCTCGAATAACAGGCGGGAACTGATCTTCCGCTGTGCCTGATTTCGCGCGGCCTTCTCAGCCGCCAGCGCTTCGATCTGAGCAATTGCGGTCTGGCTGATCTGCTGAGCCTGGAGCGTGGTCGCCCCGCAGATCACGAGGCCGAAGACCAACCCTCGGGCCGACAGCCAGTACGCAATTGCGAGCAGGCGAAAAAGCGAAGACAGAACTGGGAACTCCCCCTCGCCGAAGCGGCAGGTCTAGAACCCGGCCACGCCACCGCGAATCAAGCCGCTAGTTGTGGTTCGAAGAATGGGTTTGGTGCTCGGGGAGCTGAATCGAGAACATTGGGAAACGCTGGGAGTCTCTTTGCGTGAATCGCAGCGGCTCCCGAGCCTGCGGTGAGGCTCAAGCCCATTTTGCGCACCACGGCCAAAGGTGAGCAAGGACTTTGTTCGCTTGGCTGCGAGGATTCTCGGATTCAGGAATGCCCGAGTGTTTGCAGCCATTTAGGCCGCGAGCTGTCGGCGCTGCCCGCTGGCCCGGATCCGAGTTGAGAACCCGAGTATTTACTCGGATCATTGAACGGAGTCAGACCACCAGACATGAGGAGTTCGGAATGCACGACCACGCAGGACACTCACACGGCCCCAGGGTTTCGCCCGGAGAGGTGCGGACCGGGCAGCGGATCTGACTCGGGCTCGTCGCGGGCCTGGCCTTGTTGTATTCGGGAACCGAGGTCGCCGGTGGACTCTGGACGGGTTCGCTCGCACTTCTCGCGGACGCCGGTCACCTGTTGTCGGATGTGGGGGCGCTCTTGCTCAGTCTTTTCGCGATCTGGATTGCCGCGCGACCTGCGAGTTTGAAATCTACGTTCGGTCATGCGCGCGCCGAGATTCTCGCTGCTCTTGCGAATGGCTTGGCGTTGATTGCGATTGCCGTATTCGTCGCATTTGAAGCCGTGGGCCGATGGAATGGGAGTGAGAGCATCAACGGACTCGGCATGGTCGGCTTCGCGGCCGGAGCGCTCTGCGTCAACGTGACGGGTCTGGTGATTCTTTCCGGCGGATCAAAGTCGAATCTGAATCTTCGGGCCGCCTGGCTTCACGTTTTGAGCGATGCGCTCGGCAGCTTTGGTGCGATCGTCGCCGGTACCGTGATCTGGGCGTTCGGCTGGATCTGGGCGGACCCGATTGCTTCACTCTTGATTGCTGCTCTCGTTCTGCACGCCTCATTTCGTCTGGTTCGCGCGGCTCTCAGTATTCTCATGGAGTCGGCTCCGGAAGGCATCGATGTGAAAGAAGTCCTGCGGGTCCTCCGCGGACTTCCTTCCGTCGCCGAGGTTCACGATCTGCACGTGTGGAGCGTCGGTAGTGCCGATGTGTCGCTCTCGACTCACGTCGTGATGAAATCGGGAGTCGAGGTCGCTCCAGCACTGGAGCGGGTGCGCGCCGAACTGCGCCAGCACTTCGACATCTTCCACTCGACGATTCAGATCGAAGAACCGGGACGCGATGGTTGTACGGGCGCCTGTTCAGTCAGGGTCGCTTGTTGACGGTGGCTCACTTGGAGGCGAAGTCTCGGACAGGGCCGCGAGTTCCTCGCTCGAGGAATGCGGATGTCGGTGATGTAGATCGGGCCGGTGTGCGTGCTCGTGGTCTTCGGTACAGCAATCCGGTCAGAAGAACGGGGCCCGCGACCCAGGATCGCGAACTCAAATCAAGCCGTTTGAGCAATCAAGGAGAACAGGAGTTTCTGTCGCAGACGCGACGTTGCGACCTCGCGAAATCCGGCTGCCTTCGTCTCTGCCACCACTTGATCGACGTAGCTGCCTCCACTCGATTTCTGATGTCCGAACAAGCCGGCGAGTCGGTGGAAAAGAGGTCCGGGTCCGGCGAAGTCGATGATGACCAACCGACCGCCTGGTGCGAGCACCCGGTGGATCTCAGCCAGTCCGGCGCTTTTCAGATCATCGGGCAGGTGGTGGAACATCAAACTGCTGAGCACTACATCGAAGCTGGCATCGGCGAACGCCAGTGCCTCGATCGCTCCGACCTGGAACTTCGCGGAACAGCCAGAGTCTTCCGCCTTGGCCTGTGCGCGGGCGATCATCTCGGGTGACGGATCGATGCCCTGTACCCGGCCTTCCGTGCCGACCACCTTGGCCGCCGCCAACGCCAGGGTTCCCGTGCCACACCCCACGTCCAGGATCCGCTGACCCGGTTCCAGTCCTGCAGTCTCGATGATCTCGGAGCGAAAGCGGTCTTCCCGGCCCAGCGAAACCAGTTGGACCAGGCGGTCGTAGGCGCGCGCCCAGTGGATGACGTGTCCCTTCGTGGATGGGTTGTCCGGGTTGCTGGTTGCGCGGCTCATTCGCTGCTCCTGTTTCGTCGATCAGAGTGTTCGCGCGCCTTACGGGGCCCAGCACTCGACGGCGGTGTCGTGCGGCCGATGATCACGCCGCTGCGCGCACCTCGACGGGTAGAGTCGGCGGAGCCCCGAAGCCGTTTAGCTGGCCGGTATCGCCGATCGACATCGAGATCGAGTCGAGTCGGTTGACCAGCGTCGAAACGGCAATCTGACCTTCGAGGCGGGCCAGCGCCGATCCCGGGCAGCTGTGCACCCCGAGTCCGAACGCCAGGTGCGGGTTCGGGTCGCGGTCGATCCGGAAGATCTCCGCCTGTTCGAAAGCGGAATCGTCGCGGTTTGCCGACGCGATCAATGGCAGAACCAGTTCCCCCGCAGGAATCTTCGTCCCCGCAAGCTCCACGTCGCGAACCGTGCGACGAACCGTGAGCTGGAACGGCGAGTAGTAGCGCAGCGTCTCCTCGACAAACATTGGAATCAGCTGTGGCTCTCGCTTCAGTCGTGCGAATACCTCTGGCATCTCGTGGAACACCCGTACGGAACTGACGATCAGGCCGGTCGTCGTTTCGTTCCCAGCGATCAGCAGAAGGCGACAGAAGCTGAGCAGTTCGGCATCGGAGAGCGGGCCGTCCTCGGTGCGTCTCTCCACCAGTTCACTCAAGAAGTGCGGCTGGGGACGGCGCCGCAGCTCTGCGATCTGCTTCAGGAAGTAGCTATCCATTTCCGCGGCCGCAGCTTCTGCGGCGGGACTTCTGCCCCCCGTCAGGAGTTCGCCGATGTTGCTGAAGATCACGTCCGACCAGCGCTTGAACTCGGCCAGGTTCCCGTCTTCGACGCCGAGCATCTGAGCGATGACTGCGACCGGCAAGGGTGCAGCGAGTTCGCGAATCAGACACGGCTCGCGGTTCTCGATCATGCGCGTTACTAGACCGTCACAACGCTTGGCAATTGCCTCGCGTTGTAGCTGGATCTGACGCGGAAAGAATGCCTTGCCGAGCAGCTTGCGAAGTCCCATGTGAACCTCGCCGTCGCTGAACAGCATGCTCGGGGGTTGATCGTCCCTACGCACTTCGGGAGGAACGACATCCGACGAGAAGACATCGTCCTGCTTCAGTACTTGACGCACATCCGAGTATCGTGCGACTTGCCAAGCGCCATCCTCTTCCTTGGACACCGGTGAGTCTCGACGCAGTACGCGAAAGCGCTCGAAGAGCGTAGCCGGATCGGGTTCGGTCGGGGGCGAGGCCGTCTCGGTCATCTGGATCTCCCTGGCCTTGTACGGGCCACGACAGATCCTACAACGCTGGCGCTCTCTTGCACCACCGGGCGGAGCTTCTCCATATGCAGTGATCCGGGTGGGCAGTGCTTCGACTGCACCCGCCTGGAGGCCCAGGGGACCCCGCCGAGCGGTCCGCATCTCTGCTCGCCGCTCGACAGAATCGAAACCCTGACTTGCTCATTCGGGGCCCGCGAAGGACCGGCCCCAGGTGAGTCGGACTATTAGGCCGGACTCACCGGGCTCTGGTATTCCATGCCAATGCGGCCCAGGCGGACCTTGAACTCTTTGAGGACGGTGTCGGCCAGCAGGCCTTCCATTTCCTCAGGCTCCATCCCGTCGAGATTCGCGCCATGCCACTCGGTGGATTCCGCCGGGATCTCGCCTGCGTCGCGGGCTTCCTGGGACAACCGGCGGCCTTCTTCCGAAGCGGCCGCACCGGCCTTGAACTGCTTCGAGAAGGTGGCGAGCATGTGGTAGGTCATGTCCTTCTGCATCTTCTCGATTTCGGGCTTCTTCTCGGGCTGTTCCTGGAGCAGAGCGCCGATGCGGTTTTCGCCAAAGCCGACGTGACGCCGCTCGTCCGCAATCGTGCCCGACAAGGTGTGGGCAAACTTCGGATTCATCGGTGCTGTCATGGCGTGGAGCATCTCGAAGACGCTGAAGGCCATGCCTTCGAGTACGATGTTCTGCCCGACGACTCCCGCGACGAAGTCGCCCTTGTCGACCTTCTCCAGCAGCACCTCGGCGAACTTCACCAGATCGGGACTCGCAAAGTGCTCCAGCGTGCTCTCGAGTTCCGACTTCTTGACGCCCAGATCGAAGAGTCGCTGCGTGAAGATCTCCACGTGACGCGCCTCATCGAGCGTCTGCGTGGCGAGGAAGGTCTTGCTCGGGTAGTCGGGGGCGCAGCGAACCAGGCCTGCGGAGGCGGCCAGAGCGCAGCGTTCGCCGACCACGAGTTGCACCGTGGTGTCGATGGTCTGATGGAGCAAAGTTTCGTTGTCGAGCAGGATATCGGGCTCATGCTCGCCTTTTTCGTGCCCGAACTCGGTCTTTTCCAGGTAGCCTTGTGGGCAGGACTCGAGCCAGCGCTGGATCGAGTACGCCGAGAGAAAATCTGCCATTGAACTCTCCTTTTCTGCGCGGAATTATGCAGTTTGCATACCACGCCGATTTTCCCCGGGGCAAGACAGTT
This window contains:
- a CDS encoding S8 family serine peptidase, translating into MVFGLVICGATTLQAQQISQTAIAQIEALAAEKAARNQAQRKISSRLLFEERMRRGADIASGLSTLRRSVEVDVAGATLVDIRATVSQGLLAAIRGLGGEIINSFPQYKAIRARIPLEKLETIAALPDIHFIRPADRAITRKVNSSEGDITHGADLARSQLGIDGSGVSIGVLSDGVDERISLAASGDIPAKCPGGPPCVTYLAGRRGSGSEGTAMLEIVHDLAPGADLMFATGISGQANFAQNILDLASAGCDVIVDDIFYFSEPVFQDGVIAQAINDVVDAGVIYFSAAGNAGNLNDGTAGVWEGDFSPTAAPVAVGGTAHDFGGGTNYNTITSDPPFGITLHWSDAAGASANDYDLYLLDSTRTTVFDASTSIQNGNDDPYEYIDSGPYNDLGNTLVVVRNSGATRFIHLNTLRGELSIATDGQTAGHSAAEKAVGVAAVDVGMTGCPTCARFAGGVGNPIESFSSDGPRRIFYEENGTPVTPGNFLDGGGQLLQKPDLAAADGVATASSGFNPFFGTSAAAPHAAAIAGLLIDQDEALRGDPAAILATLSAQALDIEAVGLDRDSGAGVIFFPICGDGTLDPPEQCDDGNTSAGDCCSPTCEFEPDTTECRASADVCDVAELCTGSAATCPVDAFAADTTECRASADVCDVAELCTGSAATCPVDAFAADTTECRASADV
- a CDS encoding cation transporter, which codes for MLYSGTEVAGGLWTGSLALLADAGHLLSDVGALLLSLFAIWIAARPASLKSTFGHARAEILAALANGLALIAIAVFVAFEAVGRWNGSESINGLGMVGFAAGALCVNVTGLVILSGGSKSNLNLRAAWLHVLSDALGSFGAIVAGTVIWAFGWIWADPIASLLIAALVLHASFRLVRAALSILMESAPEGIDVKEVLRVLRGLPSVAEVHDLHVWSVGSADVSLSTHVVMKSGVEVAPALERVRAELRQHFDIFHSTIQIEEPGRDGCTGACSVRVAC
- a CDS encoding methyltransferase domain-containing protein, whose translation is MSRATSNPDNPSTKGHVIHWARAYDRLVQLVSLGREDRFRSEIIETAGLEPGQRILDVGCGTGTLALAAAKVVGTEGRVQGIDPSPEMIARAQAKAEDSGCSAKFQVGAIEALAFADASFDVVLSSLMFHHLPDDLKSAGLAEIHRVLAPGGRLVIIDFAGPGPLFHRLAGLFGHQKSSGGSYVDQVVAETKAAGFREVATSRLRQKLLFSLIAQTA
- a CDS encoding cytochrome P450 → MTETASPPTEPDPATLFERFRVLRRDSPVSKEEDGAWQVARYSDVRQVLKQDDVFSSDVVPPEVRRDDQPPSMLFSDGEVHMGLRKLLGKAFFPRQIQLQREAIAKRCDGLVTRMIENREPCLIRELAAPLPVAVIAQMLGVEDGNLAEFKRWSDVIFSNIGELLTGGRSPAAEAAAAEMDSYFLKQIAELRRRPQPHFLSELVERRTEDGPLSDAELLSFCRLLLIAGNETTTGLIVSSVRVFHEMPEVFARLKREPQLIPMFVEETLRYYSPFQLTVRRTVRDVELAGTKIPAGELVLPLIASANRDDSAFEQAEIFRIDRDPNPHLAFGLGVHSCPGSALARLEGQIAVSTLVNRLDSISMSIGDTGQLNGFGAPPTLPVEVRAAA
- a CDS encoding long-chain fatty aldehyde decarbonylase, with the protein product MADFLSAYSIQRWLESCPQGYLEKTEFGHEKGEHEPDILLDNETLLHQTIDTTVQLVVGERCALAASAGLVRCAPDYPSKTFLATQTLDEARHVEIFTQRLFDLGVKKSELESTLEHFASPDLVKFAEVLLEKVDKGDFVAGVVGQNIVLEGMAFSVFEMLHAMTAPMNPKFAHTLSGTIADERRHVGFGENRIGALLQEQPEKKPEIEKMQKDMTYHMLATFSKQFKAGAAASEEGRRLSQEARDAGEIPAESTEWHGANLDGMEPEEMEGLLADTVLKEFKVRLGRIGMEYQSPVSPA